The Pseudomonas kermanshahensis genome includes a window with the following:
- a CDS encoding LysR family transcriptional regulator — MRYSPEALLAFVEAAALGSFSAAARKLKKSQSTVSIAIANFEADIGCPLFDRGGRHPTLNAAGRQVLPHVEAILDASAGLDALSLRLAEHVEALVSVVMSDSYSVTFQSAVMAGFAHSYPHTELRCGPSEDADVIELVQQDMAQIGILAAQRQYPADVAVARLPEQAEFCVYVSAEHPLAALSTVQRQHLETVRQLYIKTYAPSLHHDRGQAWSAPDYLTLLEFAARGFGWAELPKALVTRFGSGLVELQVAGYPRRVDMDIAWSRRRALGPAGQWLVQRLLGV, encoded by the coding sequence ATGCGCTACTCACCTGAAGCTTTGCTTGCCTTTGTCGAAGCCGCCGCGCTGGGCTCGTTCTCTGCGGCGGCCCGCAAACTGAAGAAAAGCCAGTCCACCGTGAGCATTGCGATAGCCAATTTCGAGGCGGATATCGGCTGCCCCCTGTTCGACCGCGGCGGGCGCCACCCTACGCTCAATGCTGCCGGGCGCCAGGTATTGCCCCATGTCGAAGCGATCCTCGACGCCAGTGCCGGGCTCGACGCCCTGTCACTGAGGCTGGCTGAGCACGTTGAAGCGTTGGTCTCGGTGGTGATGTCGGACAGCTACAGCGTCACCTTCCAAAGCGCGGTCATGGCCGGCTTCGCACACAGCTACCCGCATACCGAGCTGCGCTGTGGGCCCTCGGAAGACGCTGACGTGATCGAGTTGGTGCAGCAGGACATGGCCCAGATCGGCATTCTTGCCGCGCAGCGCCAATACCCCGCCGATGTCGCCGTGGCGCGCCTGCCTGAGCAGGCGGAGTTTTGTGTGTACGTGAGCGCCGAGCACCCGCTGGCGGCGCTGAGCACGGTGCAGCGCCAGCACTTGGAGACCGTACGCCAGCTGTACATCAAGACCTACGCCCCCAGCCTGCACCACGACCGCGGCCAGGCCTGGTCGGCGCCGGACTACCTGACCTTGCTGGAGTTCGCCGCCCGTGGCTTTGGCTGGGCAGAACTGCCCAAGGCCCTGGTCACGCGCTTTGGCAGCGGCTTGGTGGAATTGCAGGTGGCCGGTTATCCGCGCCGCGTCGACATGGACATCGCCTGGTCCCGCCGCCGAGCCCTCGGCCCAGCCGGACAATGGCTGGTGCAGCGGTTGCTGGGCGTATAG
- a CDS encoding multidrug/biocide efflux PACE transporter, translating to MKKVSFTERMVHAVGYEVFAVLLCAPLLSWVLGKSLATAGGLAVTLSVIAMAWNVAYNALIDRVVQTERVAWKPWARVAHGLGFEAGLVVWCLPVAAWMLDISLLQAFMVELGFFVIILPYTVVYNWAFDKARHYVVQRQAAA from the coding sequence ATGAAAAAGGTCTCTTTCACCGAACGCATGGTCCATGCCGTAGGTTATGAAGTATTCGCTGTGCTGTTGTGCGCACCGCTGTTGTCCTGGGTGCTGGGCAAGTCGTTGGCAACGGCCGGGGGGCTGGCGGTGACCCTGTCAGTGATCGCCATGGCCTGGAACGTGGCCTATAACGCACTGATCGACCGCGTCGTGCAGACCGAACGGGTTGCCTGGAAGCCTTGGGCGCGTGTCGCCCATGGCCTGGGCTTCGAGGCAGGCCTGGTGGTGTGGTGCCTGCCCGTGGCGGCCTGGATGCTGGATATTTCGCTGCTTCAGGCGTTCATGGTCGAGTTGGGCTTCTTCGTGATCATCCTGCCCTACACCGTGGTGTACAACTGGGCGTTCGACAAAGCCCGGCACTATGTGGTCCAGCGCCAGGCCGCCGCCTGA
- the csiR gene encoding DNA-binding transcriptional regulator CsiR, translating into MEALAPRQNSAFSGYERLKKDIIRGVFKPGEKLLMSTLKDRYELGVGPLREALSQLVAEHLVNAISQKGYRVAPMSLAEMNDIYDARANLEAMIISLAIERGDDAWEASVLACSHTLAKVVEVKTREQRLDVWDERHKAFHTAIASGCGSKHLLQARTYLFDQAERYRHLWLTQTVFSEQALELKRQEHAALVEAILARDAKRASAMMHSHLMTPVPIIAQIMHAEGIGRGE; encoded by the coding sequence TTGGAAGCGCTCGCGCCCCGACAAAATTCAGCATTCAGCGGGTATGAGAGGCTCAAGAAAGACATCATCCGTGGCGTGTTCAAGCCGGGGGAAAAGCTCTTGATGAGCACCCTCAAAGACCGCTATGAACTGGGTGTAGGGCCTCTGCGCGAGGCGCTCTCGCAGTTGGTGGCCGAGCACCTGGTGAATGCCATCAGCCAGAAGGGCTACCGTGTCGCCCCCATGTCACTGGCGGAGATGAACGACATCTACGATGCCCGCGCCAACCTGGAAGCCATGATCATCAGCCTGGCCATCGAACGCGGCGACGACGCCTGGGAGGCCTCGGTGCTGGCCTGTTCGCATACCTTGGCCAAAGTGGTGGAAGTGAAAACCCGCGAGCAGCGCCTGGACGTCTGGGACGAGCGGCACAAGGCGTTTCACACCGCCATCGCCTCCGGCTGCGGCTCCAAGCACTTACTGCAGGCACGCACCTACCTGTTCGACCAGGCCGAGCGTTATCGGCATCTGTGGCTGACGCAGACGGTGTTTTCCGAGCAGGCCCTTGAACTCAAGCGCCAGGAGCACGCGGCGTTGGTGGAGGCGATTCTGGCCCGCGACGCCAAGCGCGCCAGCGCCATGATGCACTCGCACCTGATGACCCCCGTGCCAATCATCGCGCAAATCATGCATGCCGAGGGCATCGGGCGCGGGGAGTAG
- the glaH gene encoding glutarate dioxygenase GlaH, with protein MNAFTQIDELVMPLPLEPRGYTIAPSKQSPRLLELTFARETVEAFVKAVAEWPVQALEYKSFLRFRVGEILDDLCEGTLRPVLLNTILDRASGGMLITPVGLDDVSQAEDMVKFTTACAHLIGRSNYDAMSGQYYARFVVVNSDNSDSYLRQPHRVMELHNDGTFVNQITDYVLMLKIDEKNMEGGNSLLLHLDDWEDCDAFFRHPMARREMRWTAPPSKKVAEDVFHSVFDTDTEGRPTMRYIDQFVQPENFEEGIWLNALSESLEGSDKKLSVPVAVGSFVLINNLFWLHGRDRFTPHDGLRRELMRQRGYVAFPKPLYQRGQ; from the coding sequence ATGAACGCTTTTACGCAGATCGACGAACTTGTCATGCCGTTGCCACTCGAACCGCGGGGTTACACCATCGCCCCTTCGAAGCAGTCGCCGCGTCTGCTTGAACTGACCTTTGCCCGCGAGACCGTGGAGGCGTTCGTCAAGGCCGTGGCCGAGTGGCCGGTGCAGGCGTTGGAGTACAAGTCGTTCCTGCGTTTCCGGGTGGGCGAAATCCTTGATGATCTGTGCGAAGGCACGCTGCGCCCGGTATTGCTCAACACCATCCTCGACCGCGCCAGCGGCGGCATGCTGATCACCCCGGTCGGGCTGGATGACGTGAGCCAGGCCGAGGACATGGTCAAGTTCACCACCGCCTGCGCCCACCTGATCGGTCGCTCCAACTACGACGCCATGAGCGGCCAGTACTACGCCCGCTTCGTGGTCGTGAACAGCGACAACTCCGACAGCTACCTGCGCCAGCCACACCGCGTCATGGAGCTGCACAACGACGGCACCTTCGTGAACCAGATCACCGACTATGTGCTGATGCTGAAGATCGACGAAAAGAACATGGAAGGCGGCAATTCGCTGCTGCTGCACCTGGACGACTGGGAGGACTGCGACGCGTTCTTCCGCCACCCGATGGCGCGCCGTGAGATGCGCTGGACCGCGCCACCGAGCAAGAAAGTGGCCGAGGACGTGTTCCATTCGGTGTTCGATACCGATACCGAAGGCCGGCCGACCATGCGCTACATCGACCAGTTCGTGCAGCCGGAAAACTTCGAGGAAGGTATCTGGCTGAACGCCTTGTCCGAATCGCTGGAGGGCAGCGACAAGAAACTTTCCGTTCCGGTGGCAGTGGGCAGCTTCGTCTTGATCAATAATCTGTTCTGGCTCCACGGCCGCGACCGCTTCACCCCGCACGATGGCTTGCGCCGCGAGCTGATGCGCCAACGCGGCTATGTCGCCTTCCCCAAGCCGCTGTACCAGCGCGGCCAGTAA
- the lhgO gene encoding L-2-hydroxyglutarate oxidase — translation MYDFIIIGGGIVGMSTAMHLIKVYPDAKILLLEKESGPARHQTGHNSGVIHAGVYYTPGSLKARFCLEGNKATKAFCTEHGIAFDECGKLLVATNDLEMQRMKALWERTAANGLEREWLSAAELHEREPNIVGLGGIFVPSSGIVNYAEVTAAMGRQFQRAGGEIRYSAEVIGLEERASEVIVRTRSDEFHSRFLVTCSGLMADRVVSMLGIQTNFVICPFRGEYYLLPKQHNQIVNHLIYPIPDPSMPFLGVHLTRMIDGTVTVGPNAVLAMKREGYRKSDVSLGDMFQTLTTPGILKVLAKNLRPGLIEMKNSLFKGGYLKQVQKYCPSITKDDLTPYPAGVRAQAVSRDGKLIDDFLFVNSARSVNVCNAPSPAATSAIPIGAYIVEKVCEQVSRQGGGSLKPDLAGKQRAAG, via the coding sequence GTGTACGACTTCATCATCATCGGCGGTGGCATTGTGGGCATGTCCACTGCCATGCACCTGATCAAGGTGTACCCGGACGCCAAGATTCTCCTGTTGGAGAAAGAGTCCGGCCCGGCCCGCCACCAGACCGGGCACAACAGCGGCGTGATCCATGCCGGGGTGTACTACACCCCTGGCAGCCTCAAGGCGCGCTTCTGCCTGGAAGGCAACAAGGCGACCAAGGCCTTTTGCACCGAGCACGGCATCGCCTTCGATGAGTGTGGCAAGCTGCTGGTGGCCACCAACGACCTGGAAATGCAACGCATGAAGGCGTTGTGGGAGCGCACTGCGGCCAATGGCCTGGAGCGTGAATGGCTGTCTGCTGCCGAGTTGCATGAGCGCGAGCCCAACATCGTCGGCCTGGGCGGGATCTTTGTCCCCTCCAGCGGCATCGTCAATTACGCCGAGGTCACGGCGGCCATGGGCCGTCAGTTCCAGCGTGCCGGTGGCGAGATCCGCTACAGCGCCGAGGTGATTGGCCTGGAAGAGCGCGCCAGTGAGGTGATCGTGCGTACCCGCAGCGATGAGTTCCACAGCCGCTTCCTGGTCACCTGCTCGGGGCTGATGGCCGACCGCGTGGTGAGCATGCTGGGCATCCAGACCAATTTCGTGATTTGCCCGTTCCGCGGCGAGTACTACTTGCTGCCCAAGCAGCACAACCAGATCGTCAACCACCTGATCTACCCGATTCCGGACCCGTCCATGCCGTTTCTGGGTGTGCACCTGACGCGGATGATCGACGGTACCGTGACCGTCGGGCCAAACGCGGTACTGGCGATGAAGCGCGAAGGTTATCGCAAGTCCGACGTCAGCCTTGGCGACATGTTCCAGACCCTGACCACACCCGGCATCCTCAAGGTGCTGGCCAAGAACCTGCGGCCGGGCCTGATCGAGATGAAAAACTCGCTGTTCAAGGGCGGCTACCTCAAGCAGGTGCAGAAGTACTGCCCGAGCATCACCAAGGACGACCTCACGCCATACCCGGCGGGTGTGCGGGCACAGGCGGTGTCACGCGATGGCAAGCTCATCGACGACTTCCTCTTCGTCAACTCCGCACGCAGCGTGAACGTGTGCAATGCGCCGTCGCCTGCCGCCACCTCTGCCATTCCGATCGGCGCCTACATCGTCGAGAAGGTCTGCGAACAAGTCAGCCGCCAAGGGGGCGGCTCGCTCAAGCCTGACTTGGCGGGCAAGCAGCGCGCTGCGGGCTGA
- the gabP gene encoding GABA permease: MQTDKNNLSHGLKSRHVTMLSIAGVIGAGLFVGSGRAIAEAGPATILAYILAGGLVVLVMRMLAEMAVASPDTGSFSTYADLAIGKWAGYTIGWLYWWFWVLIIPIEANIAATIINTYVPQMEIWVLSLVITLLLTATNLFSVKNYGEFEFWLALVKVIAIVAFIILGACAIFGLLPSSGVSGVSRLWDTGGFMPNGFGAVLSAMLITMFSFLGAEVVTIAAAESDEAGKHISKATNSVIWRITLFYILSIFIVIALVPWTDPRLATEGSYVTVLDTLGVPHAKAIIDFVVLTSVTSCLNSSLYTASRMVYSLSRRGDAPACAQVTSRSGTPIVAVLLSTGAAFLAVIANYLVPAKVFGFLMASSGAIALLVYLVIAISQLRLRKRLTAQGKTLSYRMWLFPWLTWGVILFISSVLVLMLFRPDHRLEVVSTMVLAVFVVCSGLLITRRRARVAQGSAVGQGA, translated from the coding sequence ATGCAAACAGACAAAAACAATTTGAGTCATGGATTGAAATCGCGGCATGTCACCATGCTGTCCATTGCCGGGGTGATCGGCGCCGGCCTGTTCGTTGGCTCTGGGCGGGCCATCGCCGAAGCCGGGCCTGCAACCATCCTGGCCTATATCCTGGCGGGCGGGTTGGTGGTGCTGGTGATGCGCATGCTGGCGGAAATGGCAGTCGCTTCGCCGGACACCGGCTCGTTCTCCACCTATGCCGACCTTGCCATCGGCAAGTGGGCCGGCTACACCATCGGTTGGCTGTACTGGTGGTTCTGGGTGTTGATCATCCCCATCGAAGCCAACATTGCCGCCACCATCATCAACACCTACGTGCCGCAGATGGAGATCTGGGTATTGTCGTTGGTGATTACGCTGCTGCTGACCGCCACCAACCTGTTCAGCGTGAAAAACTACGGTGAATTCGAGTTCTGGCTGGCGCTGGTGAAGGTCATTGCCATCGTCGCCTTCATCATTCTGGGTGCCTGTGCCATTTTCGGCCTGCTGCCCAGCTCCGGTGTCAGCGGTGTTTCGCGCCTGTGGGATACCGGTGGGTTCATGCCCAACGGCTTCGGCGCGGTGCTCAGCGCCATGCTGATCACCATGTTCTCGTTCCTTGGGGCCGAGGTGGTGACCATTGCCGCTGCAGAGTCCGACGAGGCGGGCAAGCACATCTCCAAGGCCACCAACTCGGTGATCTGGCGGATCACGCTGTTCTACATCCTGTCGATCTTCATCGTCATCGCGCTGGTGCCTTGGACCGACCCACGGCTGGCCACTGAAGGCTCGTATGTCACGGTGCTGGATACGCTCGGCGTGCCGCATGCCAAGGCCATCATCGACTTCGTCGTGCTGACTTCGGTGACCAGCTGCCTGAACTCGTCGTTGTACACCGCCTCACGCATGGTCTATTCGTTGAGCCGCCGTGGTGACGCGCCGGCCTGTGCGCAGGTGACCAGCCGCAGCGGTACGCCGATTGTCGCGGTGCTGTTGTCTACCGGGGCGGCGTTCCTGGCGGTAATCGCCAACTACCTGGTGCCGGCCAAGGTGTTCGGCTTCCTGATGGCCAGCTCCGGCGCCATTGCCTTGCTGGTTTATCTGGTTATCGCCATTTCCCAGCTGCGCCTGCGCAAGCGCCTGACCGCCCAGGGCAAGACGCTGAGCTACCGCATGTGGCTGTTCCCGTGGCTGACCTGGGGCGTGATCCTGTTCATCAGCAGCGTGCTGGTGCTGATGCTGTTCCGCCCGGATCATCGCCTTGAAGTGGTTTCGACAATGGTGCTGGCGGTGTTCGTGGTGTGCTCGGGGTTGTTGATCACCCGCCGACGGGCGCGGGTGGCGCAAGGCAGTGCTGTGGGGCAGGGCGCCTAG
- a CDS encoding PA4780 family RIO1-like protein kinase, with the protein MKTPKRIEPLIEDGLVDEVLRPLMSGKEAAVYVVRCGTQVRCAKVYKEANKRSFRQAAEYQEGRKVRNSRQARAMAKGSKYGRKEAEDAWQNAEVAALFRLASAGVRVPKPYDFQDGVLLMELVTDADGDAAPRLNDVHLEADEAREFHAFVVRQIVLMLCAGLVHGDLSEFNVLLGPEGPVIIDLPQAVDAAGNNHAFSMLQRDVGNMALYFGRFAPELKSTRYAQEMWALYEAGELKPDSPLTGEYEEDDEAADVDGVLREIDAARLDDARRRAALADAERGPVKGEEPPPPWLQ; encoded by the coding sequence ATGAAGACTCCAAAAAGAATCGAACCCCTGATCGAAGACGGCCTGGTCGACGAAGTACTGCGACCTTTGATGAGCGGCAAGGAAGCAGCCGTCTACGTGGTGCGTTGCGGTACCCAAGTGCGCTGCGCCAAGGTCTACAAAGAAGCCAACAAACGTAGCTTTCGCCAAGCCGCCGAGTACCAGGAAGGCCGCAAGGTCCGCAACAGCCGCCAGGCCCGGGCCATGGCCAAAGGCTCCAAATACGGCCGCAAAGAGGCCGAGGACGCCTGGCAGAACGCCGAAGTGGCGGCCCTGTTCCGCCTGGCCAGTGCCGGTGTCCGGGTGCCCAAGCCTTATGATTTCCAGGATGGCGTACTGTTGATGGAGCTGGTGACGGACGCCGATGGCGATGCCGCGCCACGCCTGAACGACGTGCACCTGGAAGCCGACGAGGCCCGCGAGTTCCATGCATTCGTCGTCCGCCAGATCGTGTTGATGCTGTGCGCGGGGCTGGTGCATGGTGACTTGTCCGAGTTCAACGTGTTGCTTGGCCCTGAAGGCCCGGTGATCATCGACTTGCCGCAGGCGGTGGATGCGGCCGGTAACAACCATGCGTTCAGCATGTTGCAACGTGATGTGGGCAACATGGCGCTGTACTTCGGCCGCTTCGCCCCAGAGCTCAAGAGCACCCGTTACGCGCAGGAAATGTGGGCGTTGTACGAGGCCGGCGAGCTGAAACCGGACAGCCCGCTGACCGGCGAGTACGAGGAGGATGACGAGGCTGCCGACGTGGATGGCGTGCTGCGCGAAATCGACGCCGCACGGCTCGACGACGCCCGCCGCCGAGCGGCGCTGGCCGATGCCGAGCGCGGTCCGGTCAAGGGCGAAGAACCGCCACCGCCCTGGTTGCAGTAA
- the hemB gene encoding porphobilinogen synthase: protein MSNRFPSVRPRRLRQNESLRSIFQETEFRLEDLILPIFVEEGIDDFVPITSMPGVNRIPEKLLAQEIERYARAGIKSVMTFGVSHHLDEVGSDTWNENGLVARMARICKDTVPEMIVMSDTCFCEYTSHGHCGVVHDHGVDNDATLANLGKQAVVAAAAGADFIAPSAAMDGQVQAIRGALDAAGFHDTAIMAYSTKFASSLYGPFREAGGTALKGDRKSYQMNPMNRREAVRESLLDEQEGADVLMVKPAGAYLDVIADIRAASRLPLAAYQVSGEYAMIKFGGLAGAIDEGRVVRESIGAIKRAGADLILTYFAMDLAREGI from the coding sequence ATGTCCAACCGTTTCCCCTCCGTTCGTCCGCGCCGTCTGCGCCAGAACGAATCCCTGCGCTCGATCTTCCAGGAAACCGAGTTTCGCCTTGAAGACCTGATCCTGCCGATCTTCGTCGAAGAAGGCATTGACGATTTCGTGCCGATCACCAGCATGCCTGGCGTCAACCGCATCCCTGAAAAGCTGCTGGCGCAGGAAATCGAGCGCTACGCCCGCGCCGGCATCAAGTCGGTGATGACCTTTGGTGTCTCGCACCATCTGGACGAGGTTGGCAGTGACACCTGGAACGAAAACGGCCTGGTGGCGCGCATGGCGCGGATCTGCAAGGACACCGTGCCGGAAATGATCGTGATGTCCGACACCTGCTTCTGCGAATACACCAGCCATGGCCATTGCGGCGTGGTGCACGACCACGGCGTGGACAACGACGCCACCCTGGCCAACCTGGGCAAGCAGGCCGTGGTCGCGGCCGCAGCCGGTGCCGACTTCATCGCGCCATCGGCGGCGATGGACGGTCAGGTCCAGGCAATTCGCGGCGCCCTGGATGCCGCAGGCTTCCATGACACTGCCATCATGGCTTACTCGACCAAGTTCGCCTCGTCGCTCTATGGCCCCTTCCGCGAAGCGGGCGGCACTGCGCTCAAAGGCGACCGCAAGAGCTACCAGATGAACCCGATGAACCGCCGCGAAGCCGTGCGCGAATCGTTGCTCGACGAGCAGGAAGGGGCCGATGTGCTGATGGTCAAGCCGGCCGGTGCCTACCTGGACGTGATCGCCGACATCCGCGCGGCCTCGCGCCTGCCGCTGGCGGCGTATCAGGTCAGTGGCGAGTACGCGATGATCAAGTTCGGCGGCCTCGCCGGTGCCATCGACGAAGGGCGCGTGGTGCGTGAGAGCATCGGTGCCATCAAGCGCGCCGGCGCCGACCTGATCCTGACCTACTTCGCCATGGACCTGGCCCGCGAAGGCATCTGA
- the proP gene encoding glycine betaine/L-proline transporter ProP: MKSRKKSVKPIGLKDITIVDDAKMRKAITAAALGNAMEWFDFGVYGFVAYALGKVFFPNADPSVQMIAALATFSVPFLIRPLGGLFFGALGDKFGRQKILAATIVIMSLSTFAIGLIPSYATIGIWAPILLLLAKMAQGFSVGGEYTGASIFVAEYAPDRKRGFLGSWLDFGSIAGFVLGAGVVVLISTVLGEEKFLEWGWRLPFFLALPLGIIGLYLRHALEETPAFQQHVEKLEQGDREGLASGPKVSFKEVATQHWRSLVTCIGVVIATNVTYYMLLTYMPSYLSHNLHYSEDHGVLIIIAIMVGMLFVQPIIGLLSDKFGRRPFIMVGSVGLFALAIPAFMLINSGALGLIFAGLLIIAVLLNFFIGVMASTLPAMFPTHIRYSALASAFNISVLIAGLTPTLAAWLVESTGNLYMPAYYLMVIAAIGLITGLTMKETANKPLRGAAPAASDIDEARELLQEHHDNIEQKIEDIDTQIAELEAKRKLLVQQHPRID, translated from the coding sequence ATGAAATCTCGCAAGAAAAGCGTCAAGCCAATTGGCTTGAAAGATATCACCATCGTCGACGACGCCAAGATGCGCAAAGCGATCACCGCTGCCGCACTGGGCAACGCCATGGAGTGGTTCGACTTCGGCGTTTATGGCTTCGTTGCCTACGCGCTCGGCAAGGTGTTCTTCCCCAACGCCGACCCCAGTGTGCAAATGATCGCCGCCCTGGCGACGTTCTCGGTACCGTTTCTGATTCGCCCGCTGGGCGGGTTGTTCTTCGGCGCCCTGGGCGACAAGTTCGGCCGGCAGAAGATTCTCGCCGCGACCATCGTGATCATGTCGTTGAGCACCTTTGCCATCGGCCTGATACCGTCTTACGCCACCATCGGCATCTGGGCGCCCATCCTGCTGTTGCTGGCCAAGATGGCCCAGGGCTTTTCGGTGGGCGGTGAATACACCGGGGCGTCGATTTTCGTTGCCGAGTACGCACCCGACCGCAAACGCGGCTTCCTCGGCAGCTGGCTGGATTTCGGCTCGATCGCAGGCTTTGTGCTCGGCGCAGGCGTGGTGGTGTTGATTTCCACCGTGCTGGGCGAGGAGAAGTTCCTTGAGTGGGGCTGGCGCCTGCCGTTCTTCCTGGCCCTGCCGCTGGGCATCATTGGTCTGTACCTGCGCCATGCGCTGGAAGAAACACCTGCGTTCCAGCAACACGTCGAGAAGCTTGAGCAGGGCGACCGCGAAGGCCTGGCCTCCGGCCCCAAGGTGTCGTTCAAGGAAGTCGCCACCCAACACTGGCGCAGCCTGGTGACTTGCATTGGCGTGGTGATCGCCACCAACGTCACCTACTACATGCTGCTCACCTACATGCCCAGCTACCTGTCGCACAACCTGCATTACAGCGAAGACCACGGGGTGCTGATCATCATTGCGATCATGGTCGGCATGCTGTTCGTGCAACCGATCATCGGCCTGCTCAGCGACAAGTTCGGCCGCCGGCCTTTCATCATGGTCGGCAGTGTCGGGCTGTTCGCGCTGGCCATTCCGGCCTTCATGCTGATCAACAGCGGTGCGCTCGGGCTGATCTTTGCCGGGCTGTTGATCATTGCCGTGCTGCTGAACTTCTTTATCGGCGTGATGGCGTCGACGTTGCCGGCGATGTTCCCCACGCATATCCGCTACAGCGCGTTGGCCAGTGCCTTCAATATCTCGGTGCTGATCGCGGGGCTTACCCCGACCTTGGCGGCCTGGCTGGTGGAAAGCACGGGCAACCTGTACATGCCGGCGTATTACCTGATGGTGATCGCGGCCATCGGCCTGATCACTGGCCTGACCATGAAAGAGACCGCCAACAAGCCGCTGCGCGGCGCAGCACCTGCCGCATCGGACATCGATGAAGCGCGCGAGCTGCTGCAGGAGCACCACGACAATATCGAGCAGAAGATCGAGGACATCGACACGCAGATCGCCGAGCTTGAGGCCAAGCGCAAACTGCTGGTGCAGCAACACCCGCGCATCGATTAA
- a CDS encoding YoaK family protein, translating into MLPNALPARNARRLKLQALRGRVGLGLVAALSVLAGMTDAIGLLALGDFVSFMSGNTTRLAVAISEADLAMVLRLSGAVLGFVAGNALGVILARACRRRAWPVLLVVAVLLGMAAAWPLQATFPALLAATLAMGMINAVVEQVNGLPIGLTYVTGALSRFGRGLGRWLLGERRNGWRVQLVPWAGMLLGAALGAWLEHQLGLQALAGSCALACLLALVTRFIPRSWQRGYMPR; encoded by the coding sequence ATGCTGCCCAACGCACTGCCCGCCCGCAACGCACGACGGCTGAAGCTGCAGGCCCTGCGCGGTCGCGTGGGCCTGGGGCTGGTAGCCGCGCTGTCGGTACTGGCCGGCATGACGGATGCTATCGGCCTGCTGGCGCTGGGTGATTTCGTGTCGTTCATGAGTGGCAACACCACCCGTCTGGCAGTGGCCATCAGCGAGGCGGACCTGGCCATGGTGCTGCGCCTGAGTGGTGCGGTGCTCGGCTTTGTAGCAGGCAATGCGCTGGGCGTGATACTGGCCCGGGCCTGCCGACGCCGCGCCTGGCCGGTGCTGCTGGTGGTCGCCGTACTGCTTGGCATGGCGGCGGCCTGGCCCCTGCAAGCCACCTTTCCGGCGCTGCTGGCAGCGACGCTGGCGATGGGCATGATCAATGCCGTGGTCGAACAGGTGAATGGCCTGCCGATCGGCCTGACCTATGTCACCGGCGCCCTGTCCCGCTTCGGCCGCGGCTTGGGGCGCTGGTTGCTGGGCGAGCGGCGCAACGGCTGGCGAGTACAGCTGGTGCCTTGGGCTGGCATGCTGCTGGGCGCCGCACTGGGCGCCTGGCTTGAGCACCAACTGGGCCTGCAGGCGCTGGCAGGCAGTTGCGCGCTGGCGTGCCTGCTGGCCCTGGTGACTCGGTTCATTCCGCGCTCATGGCAACGCGGCTACATGCCGCGTTAA
- a CDS encoding riboflavin synthase subunit alpha has product MYTGIVQAVRPLLAVTPYPGHRQFTVDLTPELLDDLKIGASVSVEGTCLSVTEIDGTQVKFDAMNATLERTNLRCLTAGQSVNIERSAKMNAEVGGHLMAGHIATTAEIVEQVIEETGAFIRFRMPAQWAKYVFPRGFLGVNGCSLTVADVDDNVITINLIPETLRQTTFAHYKAGELLNIEVDHQTMVLVDVVERTLKGTLARETLLR; this is encoded by the coding sequence ATGTACACCGGCATCGTCCAGGCCGTTCGCCCGCTGCTTGCTGTGACCCCTTACCCAGGCCACCGGCAGTTCACCGTCGACCTCACCCCTGAACTGCTCGACGACCTCAAGATCGGCGCCAGCGTCAGTGTCGAGGGCACGTGCCTGTCCGTCACCGAGATCGACGGCACCCAGGTGAAGTTCGACGCCATGAATGCCACCCTCGAACGCACCAACCTGCGCTGCCTGACGGCCGGCCAAAGCGTGAACATCGAGCGCTCGGCGAAGATGAACGCGGAGGTTGGCGGCCACCTGATGGCTGGGCACATCGCCACCACCGCCGAGATCGTCGAACAGGTGATCGAAGAGACCGGTGCGTTCATCCGTTTCCGCATGCCAGCGCAATGGGCCAAGTACGTATTCCCCCGCGGCTTCCTGGGGGTCAACGGTTGCAGCCTGACCGTCGCCGATGTCGATGACAATGTCATCACCATCAACCTGATCCCCGAGACCTTGCGCCAGACCACGTTCGCCCACTACAAGGCTGGCGAGCTGCTCAACATCGAAGTGGACCACCAGACCATGGTGCTGGTCGATGTGGTCGAGCGAACGCTCAAGGGCACGCTGGCCCGCGAAACACTGCTGCGCTGA